The following are encoded together in the Chiloscyllium plagiosum isolate BGI_BamShark_2017 chromosome 1, ASM401019v2, whole genome shotgun sequence genome:
- the cct7 gene encoding T-complex protein 1 subunit eta, with the protein MMSAPVILLKEGTDTSQGTPQLISNINACQVIAEAVRTTLGPRGMDKLIVDDRGKATVSNDGATILKLLDVVHPAAKTLVDIAKSQDAEVGDGTTSVTLLAAEFLRQIKPYVEEGLHPQVIIRSFRRATELALEKIKAIAVTVKKDSKELQRELFEKCAATALSSKLIALQKGFFSMMVVDAVMMLDDLLPLKMIGIKKVQGGGLEESQLIAGVAFKKTFSYAGFEMQPKKYEKPKIALLNVELELKAEKDNAEIRVNSVEDYQAIVDAEWNILYDKLEKIHLSGAKVVLSKLPIGDVATQYFADRDMFCAGRVPEEDLKRTMMACGGSIQTSVNALTGDVLGQCTLFEEAQVGSERYNFFTGCPKAKTCTIILRGGSEQFMEETERSLHDAIMIVRRAIKNDSVVAGGGAIEMEISRHLRDYSRTIPGKQQLLIGAYAKALEVIPRQLCDNAGFDATNILNKLRAKHAQGGMWYGVDVNNEDIADNFESCVWEPAVVRINALTAASEAACLILSVDETIKNPRSTVDSSAMPKGRGRGRPHAH; encoded by the exons ATGATG TCCGCACCAGTTATCCTCCTCAAGGAGGGAACAGACACTTCCCAAGGGACTCCACAACTGATCAGCAACATTAATGCCtgccaggttattgctgaggCCGTTCGTACCACACTTGGACCACGTGGGATGGACAAGCTCATCGTGGATGACAGAG ggAAAGCTACTGTTTCAAATGATGGAGCCACTATCTTGAAGCTTCTTGATGTTGTTCACCCAGCTGCAAAAACCCTTGTGGACATTGCAAAATCACAGGATGCTGAG GTGGGCGATGGGACCACTTCTGTTACTCTACTCGCTGCAGAATTTCTGAGACAGATCAAACCCTATGTGGAAGAGGGGCTTCACCCCCAGGTTATCATCCGATCCTTCCGTAGAGCTACAGAGCTG GCCTTGGAAAAGATCAAAGCCATTGCTGTAACTGTGAAGAAAGACAGCAAAGA GCTTCAGAGAGAGCTTTTTGAGAAATGTGCTGCTACTGCCCTCAGCTCCAAACTGATTGCCCTTCAGAAAGGTTTCTTCTCCATGATGGTGGTAGATGCAGTCATGATGTTGGATGACCTTCTCCCACtgaaaatgattgggataaagaaaGTTCAGGGAGGAGGTCTCGAG GAATCTCAACTAATAGCTGGCGTCGCCTTTAAGAAAACATTCTCTTATGCTGGATTTGAAATGCAACCCAAGAAGTACGAGAAACCTAAAATTGCACTTCTGAACGTGGAGCTGGAGCTCAAAGCTGAGAAGGATAATGCCGAGATTCGGGTGAACAGTGTTGAG GACTATCAGGCAATTGTTGATGCAGAGTGGAATATCCTTTATGATAAACTTGAGAAAATTCATCTGTCTGGGGCCAAAGTTGTGCTGTCTAAGCTTCCAATTGGAGATGTGGCAACCCAGTATTTTGCAGACAGAGACATGTTCTGTGCTGGCAGGGTCCCAGAGGAGGATCTTAAGCGTACTATGATG GCTTGCGGTGGTTCCATTCAGACCAGTGTTAATGCGTTGACAGGTGACGTATTGGGTCAGTGCACACTCTTTGAGGAGGCCCAGGTTGGAAGTGAAAG ATATAACTTCTTCACTGGGTGTCCCAAGGCCAAGACCTGTACGATCATTCTTAGAGGGGGTTCAGAGCAGTTTATGGAAGAGACTGAGCGTTCCCTTCATGATGCAATAATGATTGTTAGACGAGCCATCAAG AATGACTCTGTTGTTGCCGGGGGAGGTGCTATTGAGATGGAAATCTCTAGGCACCTCCGAGATTATTCGAGAACCATCCCCGGCAAACAGCAGCTGCTGATTGGGGCATATGCCAAGGCCCTTGAGGTGATTCCCCGACAACTGTGTGACAATGCTGGTTTTGATGCCACAAACATCCTCAACAAGCTGCGTGCCAAACATGCTCAG GGTGGAATGTGGTACGGAGTTGATGTGAACAATGAAGATATTGCCGATAATTTTGAGTCCTGTGTTTGGGAGCCTGCTGTAGTGCGTATCAATGCCCTCACCGCTGCCTCAGAGGCAGCCTGCTTGATCCTGTCTGTTGATGAGACCATCAAAAATCCACGCTCCACTGTGGACTCATCAGCCATGCCAAAGGGCCGGGGCAGAGGCAGGCCACATGCGCACTGA